A genomic stretch from Acropora palmata chromosome 13, jaAcrPala1.3, whole genome shotgun sequence includes:
- the LOC141863577 gene encoding uncharacterized protein LOC141863577, which produces MHRKGWQHHQDSTDVEKTEKPKIKVKCAKELSVIKKVGRRCSSAACPGKAKACLSHYLSEGDKFCTCSAHSIYLKNEKVCVDLNKPCEQAKLLQICHSKATCKAAGKGLYYCKCKKGYTGDGETCQKGRKKGGSVKVTQNKEEEEKEEEVVEEKSSGPNIGVIAPAVGVPVLLIIGVVVYCIRKKKDEDDEEEGEDY; this is translated from the exons ATGCATAG GAAAGGGTGGCAACACCATCAAGACTCTACAG ATGTcgaaaaaacagaaaagccCAAGATAAAAGTCAAATGCGCCAAAGAACTGAGCGTGATAA AAAAGGTTGGCAGGCGCTGCTCTAGTGCGGCATGTCCAGGCAAGGCTAAAGCGTGCCTTAGTCATTACCTAAGCGAGGGTGACAAGTTCTGCACTTGCTCGGCCCATAGCATCTATCTCAAAAACGAAAAGGTCTGCGTCG ATTTGAATAAACCCTGTGAACAAGCTAAACTTCTGCAGATATGCCACAGCAAAGCAACTTGCAAGGCAGCTGGCAAAGGATTATACTACTGCAAATGTAAGAAAGGATACACTGGAGACGGTGAAACCTGccagaaaggaagaaagaaag GAGGATCAGTTAAAGTAACCCAAAAtaaggaggaggaggagaagGAGGAAGAGGTAGTAGAGGAAAAATCGTCCGGCCCTAACATAGGCGTCATCGCTCCTGCAGTTGGTGTTCCTGTGCTTCTGATCATCGGAGTGGTGGTATACTGCATCCGCAA AAAAAAAGATGAGGATGACGAGGAAGAGGGCGAGGATTACTAA